One stretch of Zingiber officinale cultivar Zhangliang chromosome 6B, Zo_v1.1, whole genome shotgun sequence DNA includes these proteins:
- the LOC121993146 gene encoding E2F transcription factor-like E2FE: protein MSSSCPSHLVDASGVRHHAYSRKQKSLGLLCTNFVSLYNRESVESISLDDAARRLGVERRRIYDIVNILAKVGLLSKNGKNACSWIGFSGIPKALERLEEEARRGISCHKGIYAKDDSDDESLDQYVDDGDERLSQTVSTTLSTAPFDKKISAKINRRAKSLGTLTENFIKLFLTSDGDTISLDAAARLLLGATTDASYMRTKVRRLYDIANVLSSIFLIEKTQLEARKPAFRWLGAKGKMEPSDAVTVAISPSPKKLNKRTFGTELTNVGLKRNKLNSAEGKKPMDVKMRSENLQEHSFIPQQQSASKNGYSFGPFHPVGVMKQTANSEVKSGKGIQQWENLAASFRPMYQNQALSELFSHYLEAWDSWYAEATKGRNVQQQFNKLVKKELL from the exons ATGTCGTCCTCATGCCCTTCGCATCTGGTAGACGCTTCCGGCGTGCGGCACCACGCCTACAGCAGGAAGCAGAAGTCCCTCGGCCTTCTCTGCACCAA CTTCGTGAGCTTGTATAACCGTGAAAGCGTCGAATCGATCAGCCTCGATGATGCGGCTCGGAGGCTTGGCGTCGAGAGGCGGCGGATCTACGACATCGTTAACATCCTAGCGAAAGTGGGG CTTCTCTCGAAAAATGGCAAAAATGCCTGCTCTTGGATCGGATTTTCTGGGATTCCGAAAGCATTGGAGAGATTGGAG GAGGAAGCTCGCAGAGGAATTTCTTGTCATAAAGGCATTTATGCAAAA GATGATTCGGACGATGAAAGTCTGGACCAGTATGTAGACGATGGAGATGAGAGACTAAGTCAAACTGTCAGCACTACGTTGTCGACTGCTCCCTTTGACAAAAAAATATCTG CAAAAATTAATAGAAGAGCGAAATCATTAGGGACACTGACGGAGAATTTCATTAAGTTGTTTCTGACCTCAGAT GGTGATACAATTTCACTTGATGCTGCTGCAAGGCTGCTTCTTGGTGCTACAACTGATGCATCATACATGAGAA CTAAGGTCCGGCGGCTCTATGACATTGCAAATGTATTATCTTCTATATTTCTCATTGAGAAG ACACAACTCGAAGCAAGGAAGCCGGCTTTCCGCTGGTTGGGTGCAAAGGGTAAGATGGAGCCAAGTGATGCAGTAACTGTTGCTATTTCACCTAGTCCAAAGAAGTTGAACAAAAGGACATTTGGGACAGAGCTCACTAACGTGGGCTTGAAGAGGAATAAGCTGAATTCTGCAGAGGGTAAGAAACCAATGGACGTTAAGATGAGAAGTGAGAATCTGCAAGAGCACAGTTTTATTCCACAGCAGCAATCTGCATCCAAGAATGGATATTCCTTTGGCCCTTTCCATCCAGTTGGTGTGATGAAACAGACTGCTAATTCTGAGGTAAAGTCTGGGAAAGGAATTCAACAATGGGAGAACTTGGCTGCCTCCTTCCGACCAATGTATCAAAATCAAG CTTTGAGTGAACTTTTCTCACATTACTTGGAGGCTTGGGATTCTTGGTATGCTGAAGCCACCAAAGGGAGGAATGTGCAACAGCAATTCAATAAGCTTGTCAAGAAGGAACTCTTGTAG